The sequence below is a genomic window from Balearica regulorum gibbericeps isolate bBalReg1 chromosome 9, bBalReg1.pri, whole genome shotgun sequence.
atgttCATTAGGTCCTACACAAGCCTAATGTgaaatcttttttaaagatagtcTTGGGCTCAAAGCAGATTAAAGTGGATTAAAATTACTGCCTTTGTGCATCTGCTCTAGACTAATATGTGAGGTTttagtttggggggggggagttaaATGCTTGAAGTGGCTGTTACACACAGGAACTGTAGTAATATGGGGAATGTTTCCCCGTGAACTTGAAGAAGGATGTCTTGATTCCTTAAGATATTCTGCATGGTCTCttctgtggtttggttttgtgtgccGGGTGGAAGGTGTATCAGAAGAGACCTGAGAGCAGGTAAGTGGGATTCCAAGCCCCATCCCTGTTCCCACTGTCAATGTCATCCCCAGTGGTTGATGGGGACAGTGCTCAGATTTGGAGGAGACTTCTTGGCAGCTAAGCCTTCtggctttttctgttcttgccCTACTGGGAAACCCTTTGCCTAACAAGCTGTGAGACATCTTTGATGCAGTTTAATCCCTTTAAATTCACGTTTGTGAGCCATAGCTAAACACACGTTTGACATTGAAGGGTTAGCATGTGATTAACTATGGCTCACAAACGTGACTGGGGTTTCTGTGTGAGTTGTTAAAAGGTGAGGGGCGGGAAGAAACCCCAGTTTCTGAGTCATTTCCCAGTTACAGTACAGCTACAGTTTGCATGTCATACAGTAATCCTTTTCTcccagtctcttctcccagtcATCCCTTTTATTGTTGGCCACTGCCCTCTGTGCTTGcccacttaaatattttaagctcTTCAGAGAGTAAAGGGAATGTGTTATGCTCATTTTGTAAAGCATTGTCAATTTTGGATGTTGCATATATTATAAATTGCTAGCAAAATTAGAGAAGATAGCTGCTGGCCTTCCAGAAGTTGATTAATTAGTTCTTTGGGGGTGATTTCTCTCCCTGTGCTTTTCATGCAGAGTAGTTGCATAGGAGcgaaagaagaaagcagcattaCAAAGAAACTACTTCTACTGGCTGTGCTAAGGCGCAGCTGACTGCGTGCTTGTAAGACAGCTCACTTGCTGTGGTCACACTAAACGTTTTATCTGTGAAGCTTGTAATAACAGCCAGAGCTTcagtggaggagcagcagttttcttttgaagttctgTCAGGGAAATGCTTCCAGCCTTGAGGTCTTTGTCTCAGACTTTCCAGTGTGAGCTAATATCCAGCTTATTCCGCAATATTATGTAGGATGTGGGTTTTTTCGTTGCTGGGGTGTTTTGGTTGTTCGGGGTTTTTTGGCTGAtaggtttttggggtttttttggcctaTGTTGTTCATTTTGGAATCTCATCCAGTCATAGCTGCTTATGATGTGGGATTTCCTTGGGACTGATCTGTTTTGCATGATGAGTTGCCTCCTCAAGATGAGGATTACAAGAAGTTGCCTGTAACAAGCACCTCCGTGTAGAAAAGTGTCTCTGAATTGGGCTGGAAGTCTGCAACTAGGCTGCAGGGCTGTTGTGCTCCTGAGAAATTCAGCTGTCTTTCTAGTCGAGTTGTTTGGATTTccctttgaggtttttttctctttcagttagCGTtagagggttttgtttgtttgtttttcagggaTACCACTAAGTTACTCAAAGATAACTATATTTCCTTATTCCCTGCCTGGTTTCTTGGGTGAACCTGCCACCCCGTGCAGACTCTagtgctttcatttcttctccctcttgGCACTGTTTTACTATTCattccatatttattttctgtcctcGTTTACAGGAGGAACCGGTCCCACGTCTGATACTGGCTGGGGCTGTATGTTGCGGTGTGGCCAGATGATCTTTGCTCAGGCCTTGGTCTGCCGGCATTTGGGAAGAGGTAAACCAGTGCACAGCCCGTACCGACTTCCAGGGCCCTGTGCTCCCACAAGTGCAGTACTTGTAAGGGCAGCAGATAACAAGGGCACAGCTTGGAATTACTGAGGGCTCtataacttttttcttcagtcttctcaAGTTCAGGGCTGTTGAGAGAACAGAAACCCTCCAGCAGGTTTTTCCCTGCTGTCTACAACTCTACCTAGATAGATACATATAGCcttaaaacaaagcagagccCTGTAACATGCTAGCTAAATCCACTGAAGCCAAGCACGTGCTAGATTTTTCTTGAAGGATTTATTATATAGTTGAAGTTTAAACCAGCTTTGTAGATTGATTCTTGTTTATAGTTCAGTTCTGTCACAAAGCCCTCACAGAGTGTAGTCTCCTCTCCCTGAATACTTCTGTTCTTGCGCTTGACCCATGCTTGGTCTGTGAGCAGCTGTACCAGAGGGGTTTTTGACCATTTTGTAGTGAggtcacttgttttgttttttttttccccagaatatGTAGCTCACATCTGTCAATGAGAAATTATAATCCTATTTCCCATCTGTGGGATAGAGATacaatttgtgttttctgattgtttatttgttgttttctgtggatGATATTCCTTTATCCCAGCTGTGACAaagtttacttttcttttaaaattaatccttTAGTGCTGGGAGTGCCTCAGATGCTTGGTAATAAGACAGCAACATGAAAATCGGGTCAGCTGATTGATGTGCAGGGAAGAGAATTGTAGCTTGTGGTCTCTAGTTGCTAATAAATatcatgttttgtttcatatatCCCCTTGTCTGTCTTAGACTGGAGGTGGATAAAAGGGAAGAGGCAGATGGATAATTACTTCAGTGTTCTTAATGCCTTCATTGACAAAAAAGACAGCTACTACTCCATTCACCAGATAGGTAAGAGTGCTGGGCGCTGAAGAGCGTGGGGATATTCAGTCCGGGTTTCCCATGCTTGCAGAACATCATTCCAAGTTTATTTCAGTAGcttagctaaaaaaaaaacccaaaaaacaacccaccaacaACCTAGCGGGTTGGCTAGTGCATAATACCACGCTGCTTGTTTTTTGACGTGATGTAAAACTACCACACTTTATTATGGATTATGATGGATTTTTCTTGTTGAGTCCATTAAGACTTTCAGGTTTGCTGAATGCTTTAGGTTATGTTTGGCATTGCTTTCCGTATCCTAGCGAGCCAAGGTGAGAGGAACGCACGTGGTTGCTGTTCTCACTAGGGCCTTGTAATATGAGATTGCTGGGTGAAGAAATTCTGAGAAGTAGCAAATGGGCTAAGGAAGGATCTCACTTTGATACCGACTTCTCTGGCAAATAAACGAGAAACAGCCTGTTCCCTACAGGAAACTCCAGGAAGGGGTAGATTCTGCTGACTCAAAAATGTTTCCAAGTGAGATTTCATCCCTATTAAACACAAACTCTGATTAGGAAGGAATGCAGTGTAGGTGAAATCATCTGctaaattacttcatttttttcttgtgatgtAGCCCAGATGGGAGTTGGAGAGGGAAAATCCATAGGTCAGTGGTATGGACCAAACACAGTCGCACAAGTGCTCAAGTAAGTgctgtctttttcctttatatctGTCAAACCAAGCAGTGGGGTCATTTGGTCTGCAGTACCTCCTAGCCTACAGGTTTCTGCCTGTTGACTGAAGCACAACTGTTTGGTTTAATGCTGTTAGCAGACAACCTTGACTTTATCGATCCGCGTGGGCAGGAACTTGGAAGGAAGGAGCCTGTCTGTTATTCAGATGCTGGCAGGATGTGCGAGGAAACAGATTTCAAGTTGAGGACAATCCCTAAAAATCTCTCTCCACAAGTAATGTGCAATACTCTGCAGCGAACCAGGAGCAAGTGTCAGAGCAGATGATCGTTGCCGTTGTTTGGATCTCTGCTAGCCTCTGAGTCACTTCTGCTGACCTGACAACAGTGTCATCGTTATCAAAAAGCCGTCAACGAGCCATCGAGTCACTAATTCACAGAGGAAAGCATTAATATTTGCTGCCCAGGTTCCATGGTGACAGGCAGAGGATGAGAGCAGTGCTGGAGCATGAATTGCCTTTAATAACTGGGACACACTGTATTTTGAGAAACATTCTCCCTCCTGTCACCATTCTTCCCTCACTTTGATTAGATGAGCAGGTAGTTCCCTGGAACAGGCCAGGATTGCCTATGAGCAGCTTTCCCAGGTCAGACCGTATGCTGAATTAGCCCAGGATCTGGTATAGGTGATCAGGAGATATctacagaaagtaaaaatttttttttttcatttattattatttattttctgtgctgtcttGCCTTCTGATAACCAGCAGTTAATGGGTTTGAGTTGGAGGTTGTATCAGGGCTTTTGTACGTAGTAGCTGCTGAGGGACAAATTTCCAGGCGTGGTCCCGTTTGCAATCTTGTTTGTTCTTCCGGCCATAACAACTAGCGGCAATGAAGTCTACAACTCTGATACGTGTATAAAAGCGTACTTTACAGCATAATTGATGAAAGCAAATCTCTCCTAATCCAGTTTCTCCTCTTTGGTACAACACCGTCTCTTTGTCTTGTAGTTGTAACTaatccttacttttttttttttttttaaattttcctatAGAAAACTTGCAACTTTTGATACGTGGAGCTCGCTGGCAGTCCATATAGCCATGGACAACACAGTAGTGATGGAAGAAATCCGTAAGTATCCCATGGAGGTAGAATGTAGTATGTCCTCTGGCAGCaagaagccagaaaaaaaactgGAGAGCATATAGTAGTACAACACAACAAGCATAAAGTCAATGCTCTGTCTTAAAGTTGTGGCCAGGTGTGCTAAAACCAGATGAGAATTGCTTTCCAGGGCAAGGAAGCCCcttatttcacttttcctgGATCTAATAAAGCCTCTGACTTGGTGTTGTGGCCTCTGGGTCTGGAGAGGTGACCTTCAGACAATAGGCGGGAGCTGCGCGGAAAGTAGTGTCAAACTTGTTTATGGCCACAGGTAGCAAGCAGTACGTGGTTGCTTCCTCTCTCGTGTAATGGGGTAGGAATATCTCTGCTATTAGGCAGAGTAATAAAACTGGAACAGATCgctgaagaggaaaatgaacaaaattggCAGGGGTGGGAGAAGAAGGGAATCCATCTCTGAAGCGGATCTCTCATCATCTTCTAAGGAATGCTCActgattgtttctttttcttttttttttttatctccttttggTGCGTCCTAACAATAGGATGGCTCTGGAGGCCGCGCAGCTGTGTGATGTGTGCATCCCTAGCATGCTTGCTCAGGCTGCAGCGCTGCAGTAACCAAAGCTAAACGCCTGCATTGCTGGTTGCTGCAGTCCTGCATGGTCCTGGCCACACAAGCCTTCCCCTCGCTTGCTTTAGACTAACTCATGAGGCAGTACGCTTACACAGCACGAAACCGTGCGATGTTTTCTGCCAGGTTAGTGTTCCGAAACAGCATGTAGAACAGTCCACTGAGTGCTGGAGCTGGTGCGAGGTTATGGGGTGAGATCATGGCAAGCATCATTTAGGCTGGCTTCGGCTGCCACTGAGCCAAAATCAGTTAACAGGCAATTTGTCCCTAGAGTGCAGGACAGTCACTTCACAAAGTCACATCTCTTACTGGATAGCCTCAATTGAGAGGCTGAGAAATGCAGGATCTGATTGGGAGGTGCCTGTCTAACCTCAGGTACACGTAGTCCTGTGAAGGTATGCGCTGATGCCCTTGGCTTAAACAAGGGCCAGCGTGAAGACAGAAATTGGATTTATCTTTCATCTTTAGTCTGAAAACATTACTTCTAGAACTGAAGCACCCTGGCTGCGAGGCTTGGGCATGCTGCAGGCTCTTGTCTTTGTGGCGCTGGCTGTTTAGCACTGCACACTGCTTCAAGTAATGTGTCCATACAGCTTGTGATGTGCAGGgggtgtttgtttattttcctcaaatGTGAATCGTAATGTACCTGTTCAGGGCCTGGAAGTCGCTGAGGAGTGGGTCTGATGTGTTACATGTCTGTAGGTGTGTGTGATACATCCTGTGCCCCAAACATCTGTCGATAGCAAAGCATTCAGAAGTTAATGCTGTTTCATGCATCTGTCAAATACTGTTCAGCTGAAGGTTCATAGGAGATGCCTTTTGCTACAGCAGTGAGGAAACATCCATCCTTATCCCTTCCGAGTCAGTCTGTTGTATCAGAGAGGGGCTCTTGGTTGGGCTTTGGAGGGTCCCGCACATCAGAAGGGTGGTGAGAAACCCAGACAGCAAAGCCGGTACCTGACAGTCGTAGCGAGGGAGGCGTTGTGGCAGGTCAGTAGGAATACGTTTGCGGTAAATGGTTTGGATCCAGCTGGGAAGCTTTGGGCAggctctgctgtgctggggcacCACGGCGCTGCAAAGCCTGCCAAAGCAGCAAGGTGAATTTAGTCTGTGCCGAGCTACCTGCTGCTTGAACTTGGCTTAAATATGTTCATATCGCAGCGCAGGATGTGCTGAAatggctgggggatgaaggtGTTTGTTTACACTGTGTCCTACCTGCCAGAGTGTCCTGGCATTCAGCTTAGGCcaggaataaattaaatgaGCCTCTGGCATTTTGTCTAATTGCCTTGGCTTCATGATTAAAGTGCTGTGGGtttctttggggtttgggttttgtcttcACACACCCAGGAAGTAACGAAATTGGCCAGTGAGACAGGTAGGCTTGGAGGTGTTTCTGTACCGGCATTTACATAATGTGGTTGCATTGCAGCCTGGCCGTGTGTTTGTCAAGCCTGTAGAATGAGGATGCGTAGCGCTTATGTCAAGCGTATGCCCCGAGGAGTTTTACTGCCCCGTGTCTTTAGAGCCAAAACCCATACTGAAATTGCAGAGTGTAATGATCATCCTGCTTTAGGTCTCTAAAGTAGCTTCGGAATGGTCCCcaattaaaatttctgaaggCTTTAGTGAACTTTAGGAAAACTACAACTGCTCCAGGCAGACACCGTGTTTGTATGTTGTTACAGCGCTAATTACAGGGGAATGTTTCCTGTGTTAAGCCGTAGCGCTTTCCTCATTCAGTTTGTCTCCATATCCTCCATGAACTCCCCCGGAGTTGAACACCCcagattttttctctttcttcctacaCGGTCTCTGAATTCAGGACTCTTGCCTGACCTCCTAATCAACTCGTTCAACCTTGTTGGCACAGGTTGTTGCTTAGCTGCTCACCCGCTGgaagaatttgcattttaacagcCCACCAGATGGTGGCTGTGAGTACAGCGTGCTTTGGCGTAATCTTGATGTAAGCTTAAATAAAACGCTGAGCCCTACCAGCAGCCCTCCAGGGAGTACGTATCTCACGCGGTCCCAGCACTGGACCtcttaaagcttttctttttgataagtGCCGTAGGCTTTTAGGAAATAGCAATTGTTGATCAGAGCTCAACTAGAATTACTCAAGGTCTAGAAACGGAGGTTATTTCTGATGCTTTCTGCTCATGTTCCCTTTCTGTAGGGCGGTTGTGCCAGTCCAACTTCCCgtgtgctggagctgcagcatgCCCTGCTCTGGAGTCAGACGTACTCTATAACGGGTACCCAGAGGAAGCGGGGGTTAGAGATAGGCTCTCCCTGTGGAAACCATTGGTGCTGCTGATACCTCTCCGCCTTGGGCTCACAGAGATCAATGAAGCCTATATTGAAACACTAAAGGTAGGGGACCTGGAGCTGAATTCTTGGTGTTCTGATGATGAAGGACCCTGTTGTGAATGAAGTAATTTCTGGGATTTGGTTTTGGGGCGAAAATACTCAGAAATAATTGTCctattttcaacagaaaaatgcGTTTAGAAACAATCCTTGTCAGAGGTCAGGATACGGGTTCGCGCAGGCTTTAGTCAGGAAAATGGGTGGGGCTTTTGGGGGATTGTGGGCTCTGGTgttcggggtttttttgaggatcTTACTTCACGACTTAATCTCGGTCCCTCTTTGTGTTTAGATGGTACCAACCTGCTGAAGCATTTGTTCCACACAACTATGCTGTGCTTGGTGGGAACCCGAGCATTAGCGAATGTGGTGTTGCAAACTCCCTGCAGCTCTGATGCTGGAGCTTGTCCTGCAGACTGAGGCTAGAAGCTGGCAGAGGGTTGCAGGTTGGAGTATCAGGAGGCTGCAGGATTTAGGGTGTGCAGAGTACAGGCACAAGACAGGGTGTGTGTTGTCTTGCTGTCCTAATGCTAGCAAGCTCTGAGCTACGCGGGCAAGAGAGCCCCAAATTCAAGCGAGGTTACTTGCCCTTAACTGAGTTAAGGTGGTGACTGGATGCTGTAGCTGGATAAGGAGCTTAAACTGTTTCCTGAATGATTGTTTCCTCCCAAGAGCACTGTTACAACCTGATGACAGCTCCAGGGGATTGTGCCATTgactgcagcagagccaggacttGCCCGGACTGAGTCCTGGAGTAGTGCTGCTTCTTCCATTTGGTCCACCCATCTGTTCCTGTCAGCAGCTAAAGGTGTTTTTGAGCTGCTTCTGTGTTCCTCAAAGGCCCTGTGTTGCAGCCTTCAGCCTTCCTGGTGGAGCTTCTCTCCAGAAATGGCTGTTTCTGCTGATTTTCAGTGTGCCCATCTTTCTTTCCCACTGCACTTCTGGATGTTTGCCTTTGTTGCCACCTGCTGTCTCACTGTCTGTCAgctgtgtgttttctgtattGCTTTTCCAGCACTGCTTCATGATGCCCCAGTCGCTGGGAGTGATCGGAGGGAAACCAAACAGTGCTCACTACTTCATTGGCTATGTAGGTGAGTGCCCAGAGTACTGCAAAGACTTTCCAAGTGTCTCCCCCCAGTTAAAAAATGCCTGTGGAGTGGTACAGCTCTCCTGCTTGGTCTCTGGTGCGTGCTGCAGGGTCCCTCTTTCCTGCgtggaaggctgctgtggaCTGAACATCTTTCTGACCTGAGTGGTGTAGCTTTGAACAGTGGCTGTAGTATGGGCCATAAACTTACACTGCGTAACACTAAATCCTGCCTGTAAAGAGGCGTGCGTAAAGGTTCGTCCCTAGGTTCAGCGCTGACCTCCCTTCAGGGTCTTGGCTGGATTTAACTGTCCTTTAGTTGTCCCTTTCCTGAAGCCCTACAAACTGTTGTCCTTTtactctcctccttccctctgattttctctttctgcctgaAATCTGGTTGCACTTTGGATTCCTGGGGCCAACTTGAGCTTACGCAGGACCCCGGAATGCTTGTGCAGGAACAGTACCCAAATAGAGCCTGTGCCTTGAGCCCAGTGGGTCGCTGCGGAGCAGGCACCGTGGttctgctggcagctggctcTTTGCCTGGATGAGAAGCATTTGGGAAAGTGGCTGAAAGCAAGTCGCCCCTATTGAACGTGGGTTCCTACGTGGGGTTTCGAGAGCTGGCTCTGTcactgctcctcctcctctttgtaTCTCACCGTTTGCTTCTCAGAAGACCATCTTCTGGCATGGTTCTTCCTCATCATGTCTCCTTGCCTCTCTGTCCAGGTGAGGAACTCATTTACCTGGATCCCCACACTACGCAGCCTGCAGTGGAGCCCAACGACAGCGGCTGTCTCCCTGACGAAAGCTTCCACTGCCAGCACCCTCCCTGCAGGATGAGCATTGCCGAGCTCGACCCCTCCATCGCGGTGGTGCGTTCCTGCTGCTCGTTTCTGATCACCCGACGGAGCAGTCTTGTGGTCCCTCTGTTTctcagctctgcctttccccAGGGAACTGGCAAAGGCAGTGGTGATGGGTTGGGTACCCTACGGGCATGCTGTGCTCCGGGGACGCGCTGCCGTGGGTTTCGGTAATGTTGGTAAAGCAGCTCCTCGTGCAGGAAGTGGTTTGGTACAGGGAAGTCCCCCTCGCATGGCAATTAAACGCCATTCTTCATGGGGCAGTCTCTTCCTCTCGGGTTTAGTTTGGGCTTTGTTTCCTGCCTTTTGATGGGCAGATCTGAATCCATTCCTGAATCCACATTATGATTCAGTGTGGCTTGTTTTCTGTTGAACCCAAGATGCCTGCTGCCTTTTGTTTCCATGTGGGTTGTTCCTTCTGCCGTAGAGCAGACCGTTACACTGCTGATTCCAGCATTTGGATGGTCTGGTCACATCAAGCCTTTGGGGAGTGTTCAGTGTAACAGGGCAGGGCAGCCACAGTTTAAAAGCACGGCAGTTGGGTGTTGTAACAGCTCGCAGTCGTGGTGCTTGGCATTAATACAAGGCCTTATGACTGAAATGATCAGTctaaaatatataaagataaattgttgggtttttttcagggcttCTTCTGCAACACTGAGGAGGACTTTAACGATTGGTGCCAGCAAATCAAAAAGGTTTGTGTTTATATTACCGGGAAAGGAATACAGGGTATTGTCATGTTTCCAAACCGCTCCACAGAGAGCATGATCCCATTTTAAAGCATATGAAAATAGCTTATTAAACTACTATAAAGAGCATAGCTCTGAAATTCCGCTGCTGATGCGAGTCAGAGatttgagaaacatttttttcagctgcactgATGTCCCAACAGATCATTATTACCCCTTAAAGACCCGGAGCACCCTGAGTGCAGAGCTGTTGGTTCTCATGGCTCTGCTCTTGTTTCACAGCTGTCCCTGGTAAGAGGAGCGCTGCCAATGTTCGAACTGGTCGAACGCCAGCCGTCGCATTTCTCCAACCCCGACGTCCTGAATCTCACACCAGGTGAGGCCATGCAGGGAGGCAGAGCTAAGGGGGAGCCAGTCCCTTCGGTTTTCTGGAAATTGTGTGGAATTGCACGGTGACTTCTAGCATGTTCCCATTCCACCTGGAGTTTGATCTGGAGCTCTTAGGTCAATTGATCTAGTTCTTTGGCTTTCGACTAGTGTCTCAGGATGATTTTTAGAATGAGTCTCTGAATGGTGATGATGactgaggggaaggaaaaacaagtttgTAGGCTGTCACAGCAATGTGAATCTGTGATTTTTGGAGGAATCAAAAGGGTCCATTGAAAAGGCTGAAAACTGAGTTTCTAGGTAATGAAAACGCTCAAAGACGGGGCTGGTCAAACTTAGTCCCAGTGTAAAGCACTCCTTCCCTGGGCATGTACCACTACCGACGCAAGAAGGAACAAGTGCTGGGCTGTATCTTGGCTGTCAGGCTCTACTTATCGTGTTAGTAACGTGCACAAACATGGCAGGAGATAGCGCTGCTGACTGCTGCCAAGAGGAGCGAGTCTGCGTGGACAAACCTACCCTGCCACCAGGCCTTGGGCTGCGTCCTGTCACTGGCCTCCTGCACCCTCTGCTTCTTTGCTATCTCTCTCTCTTAGCGTGAACGTTCAAAGTTGTCCTTATCTCACTGTCCTTTCCTGTAAGAATAATTCCCTTAAATTGTCAGTTAATCCTTGCCTGAATTAACTTGTCCCTAACTGCTGCCTTTCTCACTCTTAAAAACGTTTTTGTAATGGGCTCCTTgtccttctccctcttccctaGCTTGTGGAGCCTCTCCCATCTGCTATGGCCGCTCTGTTTCTCTTACCTACCCCTCACTAGAAGGATTAATCATACTCTCATCAATGTCCAGCcccttgtttttattttccccagacAGTTGGGTACTCTGCTGTGTCACAAAAGTGGAGGGAGCTGCTCCTCTGAGGAGCTTCTCTGGAAGTTGTGCTGCCAGGACCCATGGGCGCTGCAGTTTGATCAAGAACAGTGACACCAGGCATTTGCACATGCTACTATGGGATTAAAGCTTGTCACaaaatgttgggggggggggtctgcagCCTTGCGTCCATGTGCTTTTCTGCTGTCTCCAACCATCAGTTACTGCGGTTTAGCTTTCGGCTGCCTGTTCTGCCAAATCCGGTGTGCGCTTTCTTGAAGCCGGAGTTAATGCAGGTTTCTCTTTTAGGGTTTGCCCGTATGTTCTCGCCTGAATTTCCCCTATGGTAAAGTTGCTTCCCCTTTAGGTATGTGCTCCCTCCTTAGCCTCGAGTTGGAAGGATGGACAGCAGGGATCAAGTACACTACCTCTCCTTGTAATTACATTCCCCAGTAGTTGGATCAGAGGCAGCTACAGCAGCAAACAAGTCGCTAATACatggtgtgtgtggggggaaatACTCTGTATCACTCGCTCACTTGGGCCAGAAATCTTTGTGGATGTTAGTTCAGACCTGGGCAAGTTCTCCTGTCTTGAACCTCTTGAGGCAGAACACTCTGCtaatgcagagctgctgcacagGAAGGTTGTACAAAACAGAGTTGCGCTGCACCAGGGCTGTGTTTGGGATCTGTGAAATGTGGCGCACCTTCTGCGCACCACGTAGTTCTCTCCTGGGCATTTTCCATGCTACTGACGCGTTCTCATCCCTCACTCAGGTACGTCACTGAGTCTTTTGGAACTTGTGGGCACCTGACACTCAAATTCAGCTGCCCTCCAGCTGCTGGTCGCACTGATGCCGAGCGGTCAGTGCGTCCTGCGGAGAtagtgctttctttttctcttgcagacTCCTCTGACGCTGACAGATTGGAAAGGTTCTTTGACTCGGAAGATGAAGACTTTGAAATCCTGTCCCTTTGAAATCAAATAGGAAACTGACTCTGCAAATCTGTGTTAtgtgtggggagaaggggggggagggaagctCCTTCGAGAGTCTGGGGCTACCGGTTTTCATAGGCGCTTGCTGCCATCCCTGCCTCTTGTCCATCCTGGCATTCTGTGCAGCCTCGGAGCAGAGCGCGCGTTATCTGCGTTGGGATGAAGAACCAAGTGGGTCTTACAGCCTCACTGCCCGAGTTGGAatttctcagcagaaaacagTTGCTGGAAGTGGATGCAGTGGTGCTCGGGAGTTCAAAGCCTGTCTGTTACATCGGCAGGTCGGTTGGCCTGGGGGAGGCACAGGAATGGTTAGAGCGCTAAATCCTTACGTGAGGACTCCCCTCTGCAGCTTAACTAGAGCCGCCCGTCATTTAGCAGGTGAAATGTTCAGTTAattccttcagcagcttctctgctcGCTGGCCAACTCGGACTGCAGCTCACAAAGCAAATGAACAGCAGACACATCCCAACGAGATGGCTGTGAAGCCCCTGGAGTCCAAGAGGCCGGGCCTCCTACAGTCCAACTCCTGTTCGTGCTTTGCGGTA
It includes:
- the ATG4B gene encoding cysteine protease ATG4B → MDAATLTYDTLRFEYEDFPETKEPVWILGRKYSVFTEKEEILLDVTSRLWFTYRKNFPAIGGTGPTSDTGWGCMLRCGQMIFAQALVCRHLGRDWRWIKGKRQMDNYFSVLNAFIDKKDSYYSIHQIAQMGVGEGKSIGQWYGPNTVAQVLKKLATFDTWSSLAVHIAMDNTVVMEEIRRLCQSNFPCAGAAACPALESDVLYNGYPEEAGVRDRLSLWKPLVLLIPLRLGLTEINEAYIETLKHCFMMPQSLGVIGGKPNSAHYFIGYVGEELIYLDPHTTQPAVEPNDSGCLPDESFHCQHPPCRMSIAELDPSIAVGFFCNTEEDFNDWCQQIKKLSLVRGALPMFELVERQPSHFSNPDVLNLTPDSSDADRLERFFDSEDEDFEILSL